AATACTCAAATGCTCAATCTTTGCATCCAAGCTCCCTGCGACAATTCGTGCACCATCAAGAGTAACCTGATGCATAGCCCCTCCTTTATAACCTAACTCCATATGACCACCAGCAGACAATTCTGCATTGACATGCTGTGTCGATTTGGTGCTCGTGTGTGAATAGGCAAAAGATGCATCTTGAATTTGTCCCGTGGGGGAAACCCCAACACTTTGACTAGTAACCGTTTGATCTACAGAGGAATGAAGCTCAGCAGAGCGAGCAACAATTTCAGGAGCATTGACCACCATATTGCCCCCTGCGTGAACACGCACGCCATTTTCTAAATCGATGCCTTCTCCAGCTTCCAGATATACATTACCCCCTCGATTTACACCGCCTACACCTTGAGTCTGGTACTTAGTTTTAGTTGTACTTTCTGTCATTGTTACATTGATAGTAGGTGAAAACCCTTTCCCACCGGTGCCACCTAATCCATAGCGTGCAAGTATTTCGCTAGTCAGAGTATGATCGCTCAAACCGCGCATAAAGCTGCTGGTGGTATTATATAAATTAATCCCCAGATTTGATGCATTCGCTAAAAGCTCTGTTGTGTTATTGCTACCCAGCATGGAATTTAACTTGGACAAAGTAGCATCTTCCGCACTCATCGCATCATAAAATGAGCCGCCACTTTTCCACGAGCTCCAGGCTCCCATTCCCGGTACAGAAACACCGATTCCTCTGGATTTTTCAATAACCTCATGATCTAGAATAGCAGTTCCAAACGAGATGCGCCCATGCTCTGCTCGCATATCCAAATCACCATTACCCGCAAAATAAGCACCGCGAGCATCAATACTTCCTTGCGTAGAATAAATACGTGTTACGCCATTATCAACAAATAAAGTAGGAGCGACTTCCTCGTGTTTTTCATCGATTGAATGTTTCGATAATCCCCAGAAGCTACTTGAAGATTTATGCTTTTTAGTTTGCGACTTTAAACTATAAAGTAATACGGTATCCCTGGAGGAAACTTGAGTTCCGCCTGGAGAAATAAAATGGGTTGCAACAGATGTTACCCCCCCTTCTTCGGCCACTAAAGTATTTATCCCACCAAAAGATTGAACATTGGAATGACTAACAGAAGTCGTTGTAGTAACACTTTCGCTGGATTTACCATACCAAGTTTTTGTTTTCTTAACTTTTGAAACATGGGTCTCTTGTCTTGCTTCTAAATCAATACCGTATCGCCCGTAAATATAGTTCGATCCATTAGCAATAAAATTAGAAGCATCAGAACGCACCATACCATTCGCTTTCAGATAAAGACCAATTCCATCCGTATCAGCTAAACCACCGCCTCCAGCGATTAATCCGGGATCAAAGGTTGTAACTTGTCCGTAAGGGCCTCGATGTGTTGACACATTACATTTATTAATTATATCACCTGCGGCAAGTAACTGAGTGTATGCTCCTCCACGAATAACTCCTCCGCAATTCACAATATTCCCGCTTGTTGCCTCCATGTAGGTTTCACTACGCCCATTAATAACTCCGCTACTGCCCATAGGTATACCCCAAGGATTTGGAGGGGGCTCTGTCGTGTCTTTAGGCTTAGACCGAGGAAAAGGGGAAGTAGGAACACCACGAACAACTTTTTCCCAGATACCGCCGGGTTTCTTGGTAGGCGCAGGAACAGAGCCAGGAGTAATATTGATTATCTCACTGGCCTTAATAGAAAGTATATTCCCATTAATACTACCACCCACGTTATAAAAACCGCCCGCAGCCTCAAAACAAACCAAGCCAGCAGCATAAATCTGATTGTTCGTTCTAATCGCCCCAGCAGATTTAACCAAAATGTTAGCGCCACTAAGTGTACTTAATAAATTAATATCCGTGTCCGTGGAAATTAATTTAAGCGTATAATCTGAAATGTAATCAGAGTGCGTAGTAATCCCACTAGCTTTTACCGTTAAATCACAACGGCGATAAAAAGGTAGAGTAAGATCCATGTAATCTGTGGTATCAAATTCAAGGCTACCAGAAACACCATAGCTACTGTACTGCCCACTACCAGAAATAAATTGATTGGCATTAGCTAAGTGTTTAATATCAAAAATGGCATTATCTAGATTTGATGAACCATGTAAATTAGCAGTGTCTGCTTGCACCGCAAAAATATTTCTAGTTGCAGTACCTGATCTGGGTAAATCTGATACGGAGATTCTACCCGCATGCTCATAATGTTTCGTAAAAAACGTAGTCTGGCCTTGATAAGATAATTGGCTGTAATCTACTAATTTATTAGTTGTAACGGTAGAGTCTACTATATGCTCACGCCCATATTGGCTTAGTACTATATCTGTTATGGTAACATTTGAATGATCTAAATTGAATGTTCCATCAGCATTACCTAATAAAGTGCCGTTAAATACCGACTTCTCAAGAGATAAATCTCCACCATGATGAATTTTAGTACGGTCAATCCCTACATCAAAACCTGAAAGGTGCGTGATACCAGTGATATCTCCTGTTTCAGCAGAAATAAACCCATGCGTCAGATCAATTTCGGCAGACGTTCCTACCTCTAATAATTCGCATTTCTCCGTTTTCTCAACCCCATCCTCTTCAGTACGTTTACCATGAATGGAGGTAAAATCACCACCTGTAAGTTTACCATTCAACTGTACTTTTTTTGCCTCAATAGCAAAAATATGTTGAGGTTTAAACTCTTTTTTATCCTCAGGAGTCTCTCCTGCAGGAGTTTCACCTACTGGAGTCGTGGTATCAGTTTCTGAATTCTCTTTGGGAACAAATAATTCATCCTCTGCAGTCTTTTTTCCATTGATGGAAGAGCCTGCTTGCAAAGAAACAGTTTCCGCTTTAACTGACAGAAGATGTTGATAGTCTACTTTTCCTCCAACCTGAAAATGGTCAGTAGTGATCCAGCTATCATCTGATTTGAACTCGGAGGTTGCTGTAGTTAAAAATTCCTCACTATAGTGAAAACTAGTTTTTTGAGAATCAACAGCACCTGTTGAAACAAAGCTATTTCCCGTTAATGCACTCTGAGTTATCCTGGTGTTCGATGTTTCGCTATCACGAAATTGAGTAACCTCACCAGAGCATTTATCTAAAACCTGAGTGTTATTTTGTTGCAAGGAATCGATGTCTAAAGAAAAGCTATCCAAATTCACATGGCCATCATTCACTACCTGATGGCCAGTAATTGAACCATAGCTCAGCGTTATATCTGCATGTTCACCAATAACGAGCTTATCAAATTTGGCAGGCTTCTGTTCTGCTGTATCCTCTGAGGCACTCACAGATGTAGCTTCAAGTGGAGAAGGCTCTGGCTTAGTTTCTATACCTTGTATCAGCGTATAATCTCCACCACTCATAGTTCCATCGAGCATCACTTCCTTTGCTTTTATTTGCAACACATGATGAGGATTAAACTCTTTTTTGACCTCTATAGCCTGTTCGTTAGTTTCTTCAACTGGTTCTGTTTCTTGAACTGGCTCTGTCGTCGATACTTCTTGTACAGTTTCCGTTGTTTGTGCTGGTGCCACTTTAGGTACAAATAGCTCATCATCTGACGTTCGCTCGCCTCGAATTACGGAACCTTCAGTCAATATAACCTTATCTGCTTCGATAAAAAGACCTTCTTCATGTTGTATTTTACCGGCGATGGTGACTTCATGGGCTTTCATAGAAAGATGGGAAGTGTGGGCAGTAAAATTTTCCCCCAGGTTAATTTGATGCTCATAATCCAAAAATGTTCTTTGGGCCTCCAAATGTCCCGTTGACGTATAATCAACTCCCGTAACAAACATATCAGAAAATTCAGTTATCGCATCGTCAGAATCAGTAAATTGAGCAATTTTCGCAAAACCATGACTTAAATGGAGCGTCCCCTCTTGCTCAAGCGAATCGACCATCACGCATGCTTGCTCTCCACGCATCGTGCCAGTATTCACTGTTCTATTTGCTCTATAGGAAAATCGATTAAGCCCTTCTAGAGTTCCTTCGTTATAACCATATTGAGTAGAAAAATTAGCATCCCCCCCTCCAGACCAACCACTATTAAAAAATGCCTGATTATTTATATTATGAGAGAATGCCGAAAACTCTGCTCCAGAGTTAAAACTAAAGAGGCTTCTCTTTGAAGTATTGGACGATAAGATTCCTCCAATATTGAGATTAATTAAGGAATCATCACTATAGCAACCCAAAACTGCCCCTGCTGAACGCATTGCAAAATTTTTATAATCAAAGCCTGCGGCAGCTGATTTAATATCATAAAGCGATAGTGTTTTATCAAGAAATGTACTCTGAATAGAGCTAAGAGCATCGCTCAGATGAGAGAGCTCTGACGGGACCGCGCACGCCATGTTCGCCGCTCCATATGCGGTGGAAATAAGACTCTTTAGACAACTTAACTCAGCCATCAGCTCATGAGATCGCATATGCTTATAGTGTTCCAGGTTAAAATCTGAAAGCTTATGATAAAGACTTTGGACACTGTTGCGAAAATTAGGATCTACAAACATTAGACCCAAATTAATTGCACTACTATAACCAGGAAGTAATGTTGTAGCAGCGATTTTAGCTACTGCTCCCAAGTTACTTAAATTGAAAATATCCCCTGTCTTTCCAGCCAAATTAGGTGTGATTAAACCCGCATTAACTGATAACAAGGTACTGTTTGAATAATTATTTGCGGCAATAAGGCCCCCATTAGCACCATAAAACCCTGCAACAGATAATGATCTTTTTGCATAAGTCTGGCCTAACACGTTAAAGAAATTACTATGGATAACCATCTCTTCTGCAGAGAGTGACCCGGAGTTATATACTTGAGAATCAAATCCCAGGAACATATTCTCAGCCTGAATTGAACCTTGATTAGTGAGAGTGCTTCCTGTAACTTTCAGTTTTCCACACAGCTCAACAGCTCCTTCATGTTGATAATGAGCAGCCTCAATACATAAGCCTCCACGCCCTTCAATTAAGCCTTCCTCAGCAACGGTTAATTCATGAAGCACGTTAATAAAAGGCATTGGCCCTTCTTGTTTTGATTCTTGTTCTGTCTGCTCTTCCTGAGGTGCGTCATGTACTACAAGTGCCCCCATCACGTGCATGTCATTGGCCTCAACTTGCGTCACTCCCGCTAAGGCTAGTGATGCATCAGAAAAAACTTCTAACTCATTTTGGGCAGTAATAGCGGAATTAACCACATCCACCTTGCCCAAAATCGATATAGCGTCTCCCGTCAATGCCGCTTTTTCTAATTTAATTTGAGCATCTAGCGCCACATCAATTAATCCTTCAACCGTCACCATAGACATGGAGTGAGCTGAAAATTGATCGTAAATAGATAATTCTTTTGCTGATAAAAGGCTAGAACATAACTCTGTACGTCCTAATGCAGTAAATTTTTTAGCTTGAACTTTTGAGTCAGTGCTAATAATAGTTGAATCAACAGTATTTTCGAGTTGAGAATCAACAGCTAAAGCACTCTCTTCTTTCAATCTAAGCGAAGAGCTATCCATCAGGGCAACATCAAAAGCCCTTAATACTGAGCCTTGAGACAACTCTACTGTACTTCTCTGAGAGCTAAGCTTATCCTCAATAACAAGAGCACTTGTTTCAAGTTGAATACTTGCATCTTCTTGTTTTAATCGTTCACAAAAAACTGCTGAGTCTTTTGCTTTCATTGCTCCTTGTGAATGCAAAAGTCTTACTTTCATTACACTCTTATCTTCTAATTCAATTTGACCATTAAGATAATTTCTGATGTCATCATCAGTAATGAATTTTGAGTTTCTAAGTTTTAATCCGGCATGAAGTAGATGGCTTATTTTTTTCTCAGAAAGCCCATATACTGTAGAGTCATCAAGTAGAATATGATTAGAGCACTCCAGTATTGCTGTAGTAAAACCACAGCCTCTAAACAGTGCGGGGTCTTCTACAGCACCGCCATTTATTTCCAAATATTTTGAATTAGAGAATAAAGAATTGATATTTGCTTTTTGAGAAGTAATATTTAGGGAATTCACCTTAAAATGAGCTCTATCAATAACCACCGCACCATTCAAAACTAAGGTATCCCCAAAAATACGGGACTCCCTTAAATCAGTGACTCCATTGAGCTCTAGTAATACTTCCGAAGTGATAACAGAGTTTTTACTTGTTAATCGACCATCTATTGTTCTTAAGTATTTTGTCTCAACATTGGCTTTATCAAATAACAATCGTCCTCTGGATTTTATTGAAGTATCTGCTTTAAGCTTAGAGTCATGAATAACCGTCTCAGCCTCTTCATCAACAAATAACTCTTCAATTTCAATTACTGAATGGCTGTTACATTCTAAAGATCCTGCATATACGCTGCACACGCCCCCTTTATAAGCACTATCATGGATAGAAAAATCACGGTCATGCACGTATGTTATTGGGGCAATAAAAAGACAATTTTTAAGCTCTGTTAGCGCTTTATTGCCATGGGTAAAATAATCCGAAAGCTTTATCAGAGAGCTACTCGCATCAAAAATACCCTGCTGCTCGATATGCTGTGCTTCCAAATGGCATTGTTCAAGCAGCAACTCGCCTTTATTTTCTATTTCGTTTACAGAAGACATTGTATTAAAAACATGAACTAAAGCTGACTCATCAATAGCTAATTGTTCATCAACCAACAATGCCCCCTCCTGAGGCAAAGCAGGGTTTCCGATACGGGCTTGAGTATCTCCCCGAAGATGTAAATTACCCGTATGAATATGATTGGTTCCTAGAAATCTAAAGGTGGATAATTCAGTTTCGTGGCCCCAAACTGATGATTTAGATGTTAAAAAACATTCATTATTGACAGTAAAGTCCCCGTTCATTTCACTCTCTGTGGAAACGAGGCGTAACTTGTCAACTATTGTTTTAACCGAAGTATCTTGTTTAAAAAATTGTGCACTAACATCAAATTGCCCTGATGTTTCTACACTCGCAGCCTGATGAACATAAGCGGCATCAATAATTAAATTCTCTGACTTAATAGGTGCTAAAAGACCTATACCTTGACGCGCCTTTAGGAGAATAGATCCTTGAGAAGTAACTTCATCATCCAACCAAAGTGCCTCTGCATCAATGGCTAATACTGAATCAGTCTCCAATGTGCCCTTTATATATACAGGGCCTTTCGCATTAATAAAACACTCTTTTGTTTTAATGGCAGCAAATAGATTAATTTGCTTTTCAGTATAAGATTGAACTATTAATTTTCCATCCAGAGTGGAGTGCCATTCTAAAATCTTAATACCGTTGTCATAGAGTTCCCCATGGCTTTTCGTCCCAATCACACTATCCGTAATATTATATTCACCATTCTTATCGGGTTGAATTGCAGCCTTGGCATGTTCCTGATTGGATTCAAACCAATTAATCTCAGCTAAATAATCAGCATTTACCTCTCGAGGTAATACTCCAAGATCATGCATTCCAATAGTTAAAACTTTAATTGCGCTTGCCATTTTCCTTAGTTCCTTGCTTGCTAATGGTTGGAATAAAATTTACCTGAAATCTATTTGTTACATCCTTAGGTTTGTCGGATTTCTTCTCTTGCTTGCAGATGAAGCATCTGATGGTGGGCGAAACTCACTTTGATTTGAACTATGTAAACCATGTTTCGATAAAAGCGTACTCACATTTTCAGGAATGGTATCTGTTTGCTCTTGGTCAGTTTGAGTCGAAGAGCTTGCAGCACCAGAAGAAACTGTTGGAGCTTTATCTGTATGAGAAGTCATTCTGCGCTCAAAGGTGCTAATTTTACGACTTTGAGAATCGACGTCCTCTCGAATCAATGAGATACGGGCAGTCTGCTCTCGCTTATCCTTTTCATGTTGTATTTCCAGTGTATTTTGACGAACCTCCATTTCGCCAAATTTCTGATTTACATTCTGCATGTCACCTGTATTTTTTTCACACCGCTCCTCCAAACTCGTCAGACGACGTTTTAGCTCCTCTATATAATCCTCTTCTTTATTTTGCTCCGCACCAATACAATCACTAAAGTGATTAACCGCAGTATCTCCCGCTG
Above is a genomic segment from Legionella lytica containing:
- a CDS encoding hemagglutinin repeat-containing protein, translating into MASAIKVLTIGMHDLGVLPREVNADYLAEINWFESNQEHAKAAIQPDKNGEYNITDSVIGTKSHGELYDNGIKILEWHSTLDGKLIVQSYTEKQINLFAAIKTKECFINAKGPVYIKGTLETDSVLAIDAEALWLDDEVTSQGSILLKARQGIGLLAPIKSENLIIDAAYVHQAASVETSGQFDVSAQFFKQDTSVKTIVDKLRLVSTESEMNGDFTVNNECFLTSKSSVWGHETELSTFRFLGTNHIHTGNLHLRGDTQARIGNPALPQEGALLVDEQLAIDESALVHVFNTMSSVNEIENKGELLLEQCHLEAQHIEQQGIFDASSSLIKLSDYFTHGNKALTELKNCLFIAPITYVHDRDFSIHDSAYKGGVCSVYAGSLECNSHSVIEIEELFVDEEAETVIHDSKLKADTSIKSRGRLLFDKANVETKYLRTIDGRLTSKNSVITSEVLLELNGVTDLRESRIFGDTLVLNGAVVIDRAHFKVNSLNITSQKANINSLFSNSKYLEINGGAVEDPALFRGCGFTTAILECSNHILLDDSTVYGLSEKKISHLLHAGLKLRNSKFITDDDIRNYLNGQIELEDKSVMKVRLLHSQGAMKAKDSAVFCERLKQEDASIQLETSALVIEDKLSSQRSTVELSQGSVLRAFDVALMDSSSLRLKEESALAVDSQLENTVDSTIISTDSKVQAKKFTALGRTELCSSLLSAKELSIYDQFSAHSMSMVTVEGLIDVALDAQIKLEKAALTGDAISILGKVDVVNSAITAQNELEVFSDASLALAGVTQVEANDMHVMGALVVHDAPQEEQTEQESKQEGPMPFINVLHELTVAEEGLIEGRGGLCIEAAHYQHEGAVELCGKLKVTGSTLTNQGSIQAENMFLGFDSQVYNSGSLSAEEMVIHSNFFNVLGQTYAKRSLSVAGFYGANGGLIAANNYSNSTLLSVNAGLITPNLAGKTGDIFNLSNLGAVAKIAATTLLPGYSSAINLGLMFVDPNFRNSVQSLYHKLSDFNLEHYKHMRSHELMAELSCLKSLISTAYGAANMACAVPSELSHLSDALSSIQSTFLDKTLSLYDIKSAAAGFDYKNFAMRSAGAVLGCYSDDSLINLNIGGILSSNTSKRSLFSFNSGAEFSAFSHNINNQAFFNSGWSGGGDANFSTQYGYNEGTLEGLNRFSYRANRTVNTGTMRGEQACVMVDSLEQEGTLHLSHGFAKIAQFTDSDDAITEFSDMFVTGVDYTSTGHLEAQRTFLDYEHQINLGENFTAHTSHLSMKAHEVTIAGKIQHEEGLFIEADKVILTEGSVIRGERTSDDELFVPKVAPAQTTETVQEVSTTEPVQETEPVEETNEQAIEVKKEFNPHHVLQIKAKEVMLDGTMSGGDYTLIQGIETKPEPSPLEATSVSASEDTAEQKPAKFDKLVIGEHADITLSYGSITGHQVVNDGHVNLDSFSLDIDSLQQNNTQVLDKCSGEVTQFRDSETSNTRITQSALTGNSFVSTGAVDSQKTSFHYSEEFLTTATSEFKSDDSWITTDHFQVGGKVDYQHLLSVKAETVSLQAGSSINGKKTAEDELFVPKENSETDTTTPVGETPAGETPEDKKEFKPQHIFAIEAKKVQLNGKLTGGDFTSIHGKRTEEDGVEKTEKCELLEVGTSAEIDLTHGFISAETGDITGITHLSGFDVGIDRTKIHHGGDLSLEKSVFNGTLLGNADGTFNLDHSNVTITDIVLSQYGREHIVDSTVTTNKLVDYSQLSYQGQTTFFTKHYEHAGRISVSDLPRSGTATRNIFAVQADTANLHGSSNLDNAIFDIKHLANANQFISGSGQYSSYGVSGSLEFDTTDYMDLTLPFYRRCDLTVKASGITTHSDYISDYTLKLISTDTDINLLSTLSGANILVKSAGAIRTNNQIYAAGLVCFEAAGGFYNVGGSINGNILSIKASEIINITPGSVPAPTKKPGGIWEKVVRGVPTSPFPRSKPKDTTEPPPNPWGIPMGSSGVINGRSETYMEATSGNIVNCGGVIRGGAYTQLLAAGDIINKCNVSTHRGPYGQVTTFDPGLIAGGGGLADTDGIGLYLKANGMVRSDASNFIANGSNYIYGRYGIDLEARQETHVSKVKKTKTWYGKSSESVTTTTSVSHSNVQSFGGINTLVAEEGGVTSVATHFISPGGTQVSSRDTVLLYSLKSQTKKHKSSSSFWGLSKHSIDEKHEEVAPTLFVDNGVTRIYSTQGSIDARGAYFAGNGDLDMRAEHGRISFGTAILDHEVIEKSRGIGVSVPGMGAWSSWKSGGSFYDAMSAEDATLSKLNSMLGSNNTTELLANASNLGINLYNTTSSFMRGLSDHTLTSEILARYGLGGTGGKGFSPTINVTMTESTTKTKYQTQGVGGVNRGGNVYLEAGEGIDLENGVRVHAGGNMVVNAPEIVARSAELHSSVDQTVTSQSVGVSPTGQIQDASFAYSHTSTKSTQHVNAELSAGGHMELGYKGGAMHQVTLDGARIVAGSLDAKIEHLSIIDKQDLSTTETESGQVSLSGQISAYVGKGNSAVVREHSGMYVADNTGHSVVIDEAHMTGSEMLINGGVVEITKLVSEKLVDHQSYSGMGVSLNVHDLQRLAGQQASNATGEQAIAVAEVTFDKIDRQVEHTPVVYGENGAQIVIKEVVGEVHTESANGATVLKNDELHVTVDVPVTNSDYMQKSVENIQSGAEKIATALGLKGVPETKLPEQREPVLPSRREEEEEEEEEELGEKTEKENENDRERSVAEKEAAAALQELLSLIPEKNKRDIEETAAEIVKSSEKGKNTSVLEQKLKTQILSAVSLVVKASSEDTWARLTKKIGADSADKLAKILSSPDGAGVKAYMGSRGIIYISFIFNLYGASLGGKEDVWGTAMQNTAGDLTINFALKSATGAFAGPIGWVLVGIGVLDTFLYDEKVVELFQEQSKSFVGEGRKQLDEGNYAAAANSMHLASEHAQAVWYTQVIHYLGNLVPKFVERTNELGDSVGAIFPAPIIQEPKKVNRHSFFAPSDVVMSEEQTSFNQSVNEVGGTCEFK